Proteins encoded within one genomic window of Xylophilus sp. GOD-11R:
- a CDS encoding methyl-accepting chemotaxis protein, producing the protein MLKNLSVKAKLALNFGALTALLLIVAAVSLLALSNANRQFSNYVNGLNARALMAEQVRTAVDRRAIAARNLALAVKEQDRTAEYEKVVQAHTDVDRNLARLGEMLKAADEQNDTANGLYTRIRQVEQQYAPIALNIVQLAREGKREEAIAQIMEQCNPLLQQLVQASQEFAQFTEGRAHQLITDATAQFERQRLAILGFCLVAGAIALTMAWLITMSIARALHQAVAVADQIAEGNLDNEIVVGSGDETGQLLIALRNMQDKLVGIVGSVRSNAVAVASASTEIAEGNHDLSRRTEQQASALQQTAASMEQLGSTVQNNAMHAQSANQLASEASSIAQRGGSVVDQVVETMKGIQASSGKIGEIINVIDAIAFQTNILALNAAVEAARAGEQGRGFAVVASEVRNLAGRSAAAAKEIKALITESGEQVSRGTRLVDTAGSTMQEVVGAIHRVSSLMSEISSASREQSEGVRQVGESVVLMDQVTQQNAALVEESAAAASGLRAQAEQLVKAMAVFRGEHGRHDGALMLA; encoded by the coding sequence ATGTTGAAGAACCTGTCCGTCAAAGCCAAGCTTGCCCTGAACTTCGGCGCCCTGACCGCCCTGCTGTTGATCGTCGCGGCTGTCAGCCTGCTGGCCCTCTCCAATGCCAACCGGCAATTCAGCAATTACGTCAACGGGCTGAACGCTCGCGCGCTCATGGCGGAGCAGGTCCGCACCGCCGTCGACCGCCGCGCGATCGCGGCACGCAACCTCGCATTGGCGGTGAAAGAGCAGGACCGGACGGCCGAATACGAGAAGGTGGTGCAGGCGCATACGGATGTCGACCGCAACCTGGCCCGCCTGGGTGAAATGCTCAAAGCCGCCGACGAACAGAACGACACCGCCAATGGCCTCTACACCCGCATTCGCCAGGTGGAACAGCAATACGCGCCGATCGCTTTGAACATCGTGCAGCTCGCACGTGAGGGCAAGCGCGAAGAGGCCATCGCCCAGATCATGGAGCAGTGCAATCCCTTGCTGCAGCAGCTGGTGCAGGCGAGCCAGGAATTCGCCCAGTTCACCGAGGGCCGGGCCCACCAGCTCATCACCGACGCCACCGCGCAGTTCGAGCGTCAGCGGCTGGCGATCCTGGGCTTTTGCCTGGTCGCGGGCGCCATCGCCCTGACCATGGCCTGGCTGATCACCATGAGCATCGCCCGCGCCTTGCACCAGGCGGTGGCCGTCGCCGACCAGATCGCCGAGGGCAACCTCGACAACGAAATCGTCGTCGGCAGCGGCGACGAGACCGGCCAACTGCTGATCGCCCTGCGCAACATGCAGGACAAGCTGGTGGGCATCGTCGGCAGCGTGCGCAGCAACGCGGTGGCGGTGGCCTCGGCCAGCACCGAGATCGCCGAGGGCAATCACGACCTGAGCCGCCGCACCGAACAACAGGCGTCCGCTCTGCAGCAGACCGCCGCCTCGATGGAGCAGCTCGGCTCCACCGTGCAGAACAACGCGATGCATGCGCAGAGCGCCAACCAGCTGGCCTCGGAAGCGTCGTCGATCGCCCAGCGCGGCGGCAGCGTGGTCGACCAGGTGGTGGAGACCATGAAAGGTATCCAGGCCAGCTCCGGCAAAATCGGCGAGATCATCAACGTGATCGACGCGATCGCGTTCCAGACCAACATCCTCGCGCTCAACGCGGCCGTCGAGGCGGCCCGGGCCGGCGAACAGGGTCGTGGTTTCGCGGTGGTCGCCTCCGAGGTACGCAACCTGGCCGGCCGTAGTGCCGCCGCTGCCAAGGAGATCAAGGCCCTCATCACCGAAAGCGGCGAGCAGGTCTCGCGCGGCACCCGGCTGGTAGACACCGCCGGCAGCACCATGCAGGAAGTAGTCGGTGCGATCCACCGGGTGAGCAGCCTGATGAGTGAGATCAGCTCGGCCAGCCGCGAGCAGAGCGAAGGCGTGCGGCAGGTGGGCGAATCGGTGGTGCTGATGGACCAAGTGACGCAGCAGAATGCGGCACTCGTCGAGGAAAGCGCGGCCGCTGCCTCCGGACTGCGCGCCCAGGCCGAGCAATTGGTCAAGGCCATGGCGGTATTCCGCGGCGAGCATGGCCGCCACGATGGCGCCCTGATGCTGGCCTGA
- a CDS encoding YnfA family protein, with amino-acid sequence MKTLLLLVATALAEIVGCYLPWLWLKQGRSVLLLVPAALSLALFAWLLTLHESAAGRVYAAYGGVYIGVALAWLWAVDQIRPTWWDLGGAAVALCGMAIIMFQPAR; translated from the coding sequence ATGAAGACTCTGCTTTTGCTCGTCGCCACCGCGCTGGCCGAAATCGTCGGCTGCTACCTGCCCTGGCTGTGGCTGAAGCAGGGCCGCAGCGTGTTGCTACTGGTGCCTGCGGCGCTCAGCCTGGCGCTCTTCGCCTGGCTCTTGACGTTGCACGAAAGCGCCGCCGGTCGGGTGTATGCCGCGTACGGCGGCGTCTACATCGGGGTGGCGCTGGCCTGGCTGTGGGCGGTGGACCAGATACGGCCGACCTGGTGGGACCTGGGCGGCGCCGCGGTCGCGCTGTGCGGCATGGCGATCATCATGTTCCAGCCGGCCCGCTGA
- a CDS encoding DsbA family oxidoreductase — protein MQEPIRPIRIDFVSDVACPWCAIGLAGLERALGELGPEVPVEIRFQPFELNPQMPAEGEDVTEHLTRKYGSTPAQQEASRAAIRERGASLGFTFNPAGRSRIWNTFDAHRLLYWAGLEGRQRELKNALLRAYHGESHNPGDPAVLLASAVEAGLDADRARAVIESDDYTDEVRERERFYQQSGITAVPSVILDEKYLIQGGQPPETFLQALRRLAQQRAENS, from the coding sequence ATGCAAGAACCCATCCGCCCCATTCGCATCGATTTCGTCTCCGACGTGGCCTGCCCGTGGTGTGCCATCGGTCTGGCCGGCCTGGAGCGTGCCCTCGGCGAGCTCGGCCCCGAGGTGCCCGTAGAGATCCGCTTCCAGCCCTTCGAACTCAACCCGCAGATGCCGGCCGAGGGCGAGGACGTCACCGAGCACCTGACCCGCAAATACGGCTCCACGCCGGCGCAGCAGGAGGCCTCGCGCGCGGCGATCCGCGAGCGGGGCGCCTCGCTCGGCTTCACCTTCAACCCGGCCGGGCGCAGTCGTATCTGGAACACCTTCGACGCGCATCGGCTGCTGTACTGGGCCGGGCTCGAAGGCCGGCAGCGGGAGCTGAAAAACGCGCTGCTGCGGGCCTACCACGGCGAGTCGCACAACCCGGGTGATCCGGCGGTGCTGCTGGCCAGCGCGGTCGAGGCAGGGCTGGATGCCGACCGCGCCCGGGCGGTGATCGAGAGCGACGACTACACCGACGAAGTGCGCGAGCGCGAACGCTTCTATCAGCAGAGCGGCATCACGGCCGTGCCCTCGGTGATCCTCGACGAGAAGTACCTGATCCAGGGCGGCCAGCCCCCGGAGACCTTTCTGCAGGCCTTGCGCCGGTTGGCGCAGCAACGCGCGGAAAACAGCTAG